One window from the genome of Malus domestica chromosome 01, GDT2T_hap1 encodes:
- the LOC103417845 gene encoding receptor-like protein EIX1 isoform X1, translating to MERSMRVVLLLIRFLAIATITFSIGLSNGNPGWPPLCKESERQALLMFKQDLNDPANQLASWVAEEGSDCCSWTRVVCDHMTGHIQELHLDGSYFHPYSDPFDLDSDSCFSGKINPSLLSLKHLNYLDLSNNNFQGTQIPSFFGSMTSLTHLNLAYSEFYGIIPHKLGNLSSLRYLNLSSSNGFNLKVENLQWISGLSLLKHLDLSFVNLSKASDWLQVTNMLPSLVELDMSNCQLHQITPLPTTNFTSLVVLDLSGNRFNSLMPMWVFSIKNLVSLRLIYCWFQGPIPSISQNITSLREIDLSLNSISLDPIPKWLFNQKDLALSLESNQLTGQLPSSIQNMTGLKVLNLGSNDFNSTIPEWLYSLNNLESLLLSSNALRGEISSSIGNMTSLVNLHLDNNLLEGKIPNSLGHLCKLKDLDLSKNHFTVQRPSVIFESLSRCGPNGIKSLSLRYTNISGPIPMSLGNLSSLEKLDISGNQFNGTFTEVIGQLKMLTDLDISNNSLEDAVSEVSFSNLTKLKHFIANGNSFTLKTSRDWVPPFQLEILQLDSWHLGPEWPMWLRTQTQLTRLSLSCTGISSTVPTWFWNLTSKVRYLNLSHNQLYGQIQNIVAGPMSVVDLSSNHFTGALPIVPTSLFWLDLSNSSFSGSVFHFFCDRPDEPRQLHFLHLGNNLLSGKVPDCWMSWQYLSFLNLENNNLTGNVPMSMGYLDWLESLHLRNNHLYGELPHSLQNCTRLSVVDLGENGFSGSIPIWIGKSLSELQILNLRSNKFEGDIPNEVCYLTSLQILDLAHNKLSGMIPRCFHNLSAMADFSESRDASVYVILNGISVPLSVTAKAILVTKGREMEYGKILKFVKFMDLSCNFMYGEIPEELTDLLALKSLNLSNNHFTGRIPSKIGNMAQLESLDFSMNQLDGEIPQSMTNLTFLSHLNLSNNNLTGRIPKSTQLQSLDQSSFVGNELCGAPLNKNCSENGVIPPPTVEHDGGGGYNLLEDEWFYVSLGVGFFTGFWIVLGSLLVNMPWSILLSQLLNRIVLKMYHVIVEYV from the coding sequence ATGGAGAGAAGCATGAGAGTTGTTTTACTACTAATCAGGTTTCTAGCCATTGCAACCATTACTTTCAGTATTGGTTTATCCAATGGAAATCCCGGTTGGCCTCCACTTTGCAAAGAAAGTGAAAGACAAGCACTTCTGATGTTCAAGCAAGATCTCAACGACCCTGCCAATCAGCTTGCATCGTGGGTTGCAGAAGAAGGTTCAGACTGTTGCAGTTGGACAAGAGTTGTCTGTGATCACATGACCGGCCACATCCAGGAGCTGCACCTTGATGGTTCCTACTTTCATCCGTATTCCGACCCTTTTGATTTGGATTCCGACTCTTGCTTCAGTGGTAAGATAAATCCTTCTTTGCTCAGTTTAAAGCATCTCAACTACTTGGACTTGAGTAACAATAATTTTCAGGGAACACAAATTCCTAGTTTCTTTGGTTCTATGACAAGTTTAACACACCTTAACCTTGCATACTCAGAGTTTTATGGAATAATTCCTCATAAACTGGGAAATCTCTCCAGTCTACGTTATCTCAATCTCAGTAGTTCCAATGGTTTCAATCTGAAGGTAGAGAATCTTCAGTGGATTTCTGGTCTTTCTCTGCTGAAACACTTGGACTTAAGTTTTGTAAATCTTAGCAAAGCATCCGACTGGTTGCAAGTTACAAACATGCTCCCTTCTTTGGTAGAGTTAGATATGTCTAATTGTCAACTTCATCAAATCACCCCCCTACCCACCACAAATTTTACTTCCCTGGTCGTCCTTGATCTTTCTGGAAACCGTTTTAATTCTTTGATGCCGATGTGGGTTTTCAGTATTAAAAATCTAGTTTCTCTTCGTCTCATTTATTGTTGGTTCCAAGGTCCAATTCCTAGCATTTCACAGAATATCACATCTTTGAGGGAAATTGATTTGTCATTGAATTCTATTAGTCTTGATCCGATTCCCAAATGGCTGTTTAACCAAAAAGACCTTGCCTTGAGTCTAGAATCCAATCAACTTACAGGACAACTTCCAAGCAGTATTCAGAATATGACTGGTCTTAAAGTTCTTAATCTCGGATCGAACGACTTCAATTCTACCATACCTGAATGGTTGTATAGCTTGAACAATCTCGAGTCTTTACTTCTTTCTTCCAATGCCTTGCGTGGTGAAATATCGAGTTCCATTGGAAACATGACATCCCTTGTCAATCTTCACTTAGATAATAATCTGTTGGAAGGGAAAATCCCAAATTCTTTGGGACATCTTTGTAAGTTGAAAGATCTTGATCTGTCAAAGAACCATTTCACGGTTCAAAGACCATCCGTAATCTTTGAAAGTTTGTCCAGATGTGGTCCGAATGGAATAAAATCATTGTCGTTGAGGTATACTAATATATCAGGTCCCATTCCAATGTCTCTAGGAAATCTGTCAAGCTTAGAAAAATTGGACATATCTGGAAATCAGTTTAATGGAACTTTCACAGAAGTTATTGGTCAACTCAAAATGCTAACGGATTTGGATATATCTAATAATTCATTAGAAGATGCAGTGTCGGAAGTTTCTTTTAGCAACCTTACAAAGTTGAAGCATTTCATTGCAAATGGAAACTCATTTACTCTGAAAACCAGTCGAGATTGGGTTCCTCCTTTTCAACTTGAAATTTTGCAATTGGATTCTTGGCATCTGGGACCTGAATGGCCAATGTGGTTGCGGACACAAACGCAATTAACACGTCTAAGCTTATCCTGTACAGGAATTTCAAGTACTGTTCCAACTTGGTTTTGGAACTTAACTTCCAAAGTAAGGTATCTGAATCTCTCTCACAATCAATTGTATGGGCAGATTCAAAACATAGTTGCTGGTCCTATGTCAGTGGTTGATCTTAGTTCTAACCATTTCACTGGTGCATTGCCTATTGTTCCCACCTCATTATTTTGGCTagatctttccaattcatcattTTCTGGATCTGTTTTCCACTTCTTCTGTGATAGGCCAGATGAACCACGGCaacttcattttcttcatctcgGGAACAATCTTCTCTCTGGAAAAGTACCCGATTGTTGGATGAGTTGGCAGTACTTGAGCTTCCtaaatttagaaaacaacaacCTAACGGGGAATGTCCCAATGTCCATGGGATACTTAGATTGGCTGGAATCGCTGCACTTGCGCAATAATCACCTGTACGGAGAATTGCCACATTCCCTGCAGAACTGTACCAGGTTGTCAGTTGTTGACCTTGGTGAAAATGGGTTTTCCGGAAGCATACCAATATGGATAGGGAAAAGCCTTTCAGAATTGCAGATTCTGAACCTTCGTTCAAATAAGTTTGAAGGAGATATTCCTAATGAAGTTTGTTATTTGACAAGTCTCCAGATATTGGACCTTGCACATAACAAACTCTCAGGAATGATACCGAGATGCTTCCACAATTTGAGCGCCATGGCTGATTTTTCAGAATCACGTGATGCAAGTGTATATGTTATTTTGAATGGGATTAGCGTTCCACTTAGCGTTACAGCGAAAGCAATCTTGGTAACGAAAGGGAGAGAAATGGAATATGGCAAGATTCTGAAATTCGTAAAATTCATGGACCTTTCATGCAACTTTATGTATGGAGAGATCCCTGAAGAACTTACCGACCTCCTCGCATTGAAGTCACTCAATTTATCGAATAACCACTTCACCGGAAGAATTCCTTCAAAGATTGGTAATATGGCACAGTTAGAATCTCTCGATTTTTCCATGAACCAACTTGATGGTGAAATTCCTCAAAGCATGACGAATTTGACATTTCTGAGTCACTTAAACTTGTCCAACAACAATTTGACGGGACGAATTCCGAAAAGCACTCAACTGCAGAGCCTTGATCAGTCGAGCTTCGTCGGCAATGAACTATGCGGAGCTCCACTCAACAAGAATTGCAGCGAGAATGGGGTGATACCGCCACCAACAGTTGAGCACGACGGAGGAGGAGGATACAATTTACTCGAAGATGAGTGGTTCTACGTGAGCTTGGGAGTTGGATTCTTCACGGGGTTTTGGATTGTGCTTGGTTCTTTGTTGGTAAACATGCCATGGAGCATTCTTCTTTCACAGTTGCTGAATAGGATAGTGCTTAAAATGTATCATGTAATTGTTGAATATGTTTAG
- the LOC103417845 gene encoding receptor-like protein EIX1 isoform X2: MFKQDLNDPANQLASWVAEEGSDCCSWTRVVCDHMTGHIQELHLDGSYFHPYSDPFDLDSDSCFSGKINPSLLSLKHLNYLDLSNNNFQGTQIPSFFGSMTSLTHLNLAYSEFYGIIPHKLGNLSSLRYLNLSSSNGFNLKVENLQWISGLSLLKHLDLSFVNLSKASDWLQVTNMLPSLVELDMSNCQLHQITPLPTTNFTSLVVLDLSGNRFNSLMPMWVFSIKNLVSLRLIYCWFQGPIPSISQNITSLREIDLSLNSISLDPIPKWLFNQKDLALSLESNQLTGQLPSSIQNMTGLKVLNLGSNDFNSTIPEWLYSLNNLESLLLSSNALRGEISSSIGNMTSLVNLHLDNNLLEGKIPNSLGHLCKLKDLDLSKNHFTVQRPSVIFESLSRCGPNGIKSLSLRYTNISGPIPMSLGNLSSLEKLDISGNQFNGTFTEVIGQLKMLTDLDISNNSLEDAVSEVSFSNLTKLKHFIANGNSFTLKTSRDWVPPFQLEILQLDSWHLGPEWPMWLRTQTQLTRLSLSCTGISSTVPTWFWNLTSKVRYLNLSHNQLYGQIQNIVAGPMSVVDLSSNHFTGALPIVPTSLFWLDLSNSSFSGSVFHFFCDRPDEPRQLHFLHLGNNLLSGKVPDCWMSWQYLSFLNLENNNLTGNVPMSMGYLDWLESLHLRNNHLYGELPHSLQNCTRLSVVDLGENGFSGSIPIWIGKSLSELQILNLRSNKFEGDIPNEVCYLTSLQILDLAHNKLSGMIPRCFHNLSAMADFSESRDASVYVILNGISVPLSVTAKAILVTKGREMEYGKILKFVKFMDLSCNFMYGEIPEELTDLLALKSLNLSNNHFTGRIPSKIGNMAQLESLDFSMNQLDGEIPQSMTNLTFLSHLNLSNNNLTGRIPKSTQLQSLDQSSFVGNELCGAPLNKNCSENGVIPPPTVEHDGGGGYNLLEDEWFYVSLGVGFFTGFWIVLGSLLVNMPWSILLSQLLNRIVLKMYHVIVEYV, from the coding sequence ATGTTCAAGCAAGATCTCAACGACCCTGCCAATCAGCTTGCATCGTGGGTTGCAGAAGAAGGTTCAGACTGTTGCAGTTGGACAAGAGTTGTCTGTGATCACATGACCGGCCACATCCAGGAGCTGCACCTTGATGGTTCCTACTTTCATCCGTATTCCGACCCTTTTGATTTGGATTCCGACTCTTGCTTCAGTGGTAAGATAAATCCTTCTTTGCTCAGTTTAAAGCATCTCAACTACTTGGACTTGAGTAACAATAATTTTCAGGGAACACAAATTCCTAGTTTCTTTGGTTCTATGACAAGTTTAACACACCTTAACCTTGCATACTCAGAGTTTTATGGAATAATTCCTCATAAACTGGGAAATCTCTCCAGTCTACGTTATCTCAATCTCAGTAGTTCCAATGGTTTCAATCTGAAGGTAGAGAATCTTCAGTGGATTTCTGGTCTTTCTCTGCTGAAACACTTGGACTTAAGTTTTGTAAATCTTAGCAAAGCATCCGACTGGTTGCAAGTTACAAACATGCTCCCTTCTTTGGTAGAGTTAGATATGTCTAATTGTCAACTTCATCAAATCACCCCCCTACCCACCACAAATTTTACTTCCCTGGTCGTCCTTGATCTTTCTGGAAACCGTTTTAATTCTTTGATGCCGATGTGGGTTTTCAGTATTAAAAATCTAGTTTCTCTTCGTCTCATTTATTGTTGGTTCCAAGGTCCAATTCCTAGCATTTCACAGAATATCACATCTTTGAGGGAAATTGATTTGTCATTGAATTCTATTAGTCTTGATCCGATTCCCAAATGGCTGTTTAACCAAAAAGACCTTGCCTTGAGTCTAGAATCCAATCAACTTACAGGACAACTTCCAAGCAGTATTCAGAATATGACTGGTCTTAAAGTTCTTAATCTCGGATCGAACGACTTCAATTCTACCATACCTGAATGGTTGTATAGCTTGAACAATCTCGAGTCTTTACTTCTTTCTTCCAATGCCTTGCGTGGTGAAATATCGAGTTCCATTGGAAACATGACATCCCTTGTCAATCTTCACTTAGATAATAATCTGTTGGAAGGGAAAATCCCAAATTCTTTGGGACATCTTTGTAAGTTGAAAGATCTTGATCTGTCAAAGAACCATTTCACGGTTCAAAGACCATCCGTAATCTTTGAAAGTTTGTCCAGATGTGGTCCGAATGGAATAAAATCATTGTCGTTGAGGTATACTAATATATCAGGTCCCATTCCAATGTCTCTAGGAAATCTGTCAAGCTTAGAAAAATTGGACATATCTGGAAATCAGTTTAATGGAACTTTCACAGAAGTTATTGGTCAACTCAAAATGCTAACGGATTTGGATATATCTAATAATTCATTAGAAGATGCAGTGTCGGAAGTTTCTTTTAGCAACCTTACAAAGTTGAAGCATTTCATTGCAAATGGAAACTCATTTACTCTGAAAACCAGTCGAGATTGGGTTCCTCCTTTTCAACTTGAAATTTTGCAATTGGATTCTTGGCATCTGGGACCTGAATGGCCAATGTGGTTGCGGACACAAACGCAATTAACACGTCTAAGCTTATCCTGTACAGGAATTTCAAGTACTGTTCCAACTTGGTTTTGGAACTTAACTTCCAAAGTAAGGTATCTGAATCTCTCTCACAATCAATTGTATGGGCAGATTCAAAACATAGTTGCTGGTCCTATGTCAGTGGTTGATCTTAGTTCTAACCATTTCACTGGTGCATTGCCTATTGTTCCCACCTCATTATTTTGGCTagatctttccaattcatcattTTCTGGATCTGTTTTCCACTTCTTCTGTGATAGGCCAGATGAACCACGGCaacttcattttcttcatctcgGGAACAATCTTCTCTCTGGAAAAGTACCCGATTGTTGGATGAGTTGGCAGTACTTGAGCTTCCtaaatttagaaaacaacaacCTAACGGGGAATGTCCCAATGTCCATGGGATACTTAGATTGGCTGGAATCGCTGCACTTGCGCAATAATCACCTGTACGGAGAATTGCCACATTCCCTGCAGAACTGTACCAGGTTGTCAGTTGTTGACCTTGGTGAAAATGGGTTTTCCGGAAGCATACCAATATGGATAGGGAAAAGCCTTTCAGAATTGCAGATTCTGAACCTTCGTTCAAATAAGTTTGAAGGAGATATTCCTAATGAAGTTTGTTATTTGACAAGTCTCCAGATATTGGACCTTGCACATAACAAACTCTCAGGAATGATACCGAGATGCTTCCACAATTTGAGCGCCATGGCTGATTTTTCAGAATCACGTGATGCAAGTGTATATGTTATTTTGAATGGGATTAGCGTTCCACTTAGCGTTACAGCGAAAGCAATCTTGGTAACGAAAGGGAGAGAAATGGAATATGGCAAGATTCTGAAATTCGTAAAATTCATGGACCTTTCATGCAACTTTATGTATGGAGAGATCCCTGAAGAACTTACCGACCTCCTCGCATTGAAGTCACTCAATTTATCGAATAACCACTTCACCGGAAGAATTCCTTCAAAGATTGGTAATATGGCACAGTTAGAATCTCTCGATTTTTCCATGAACCAACTTGATGGTGAAATTCCTCAAAGCATGACGAATTTGACATTTCTGAGTCACTTAAACTTGTCCAACAACAATTTGACGGGACGAATTCCGAAAAGCACTCAACTGCAGAGCCTTGATCAGTCGAGCTTCGTCGGCAATGAACTATGCGGAGCTCCACTCAACAAGAATTGCAGCGAGAATGGGGTGATACCGCCACCAACAGTTGAGCACGACGGAGGAGGAGGATACAATTTACTCGAAGATGAGTGGTTCTACGTGAGCTTGGGAGTTGGATTCTTCACGGGGTTTTGGATTGTGCTTGGTTCTTTGTTGGTAAACATGCCATGGAGCATTCTTCTTTCACAGTTGCTGAATAGGATAGTGCTTAAAATGTATCATGTAATTGTTGAATATGTTTAG
- the LOC103417845 gene encoding receptor-like protein EIX1 isoform X3: MERSMRVVLLLIRFLAIATITFSIGLSNGNPGWPPLCKESERQALLMFKQDLNDPANQLASWVAEEGSDCCSWTRVVCDHMTGHIQELHLDGSYFHPYSDPFDLDSDSCFSGKINPSLLSLKHLNYLDLSNNNFQGTQIPSFFGSMTSLTHLNLAYSEFYGIIPHKLGNLSSLRYLNLSSSNGFNLKVENLQWISGLSLLKHLDLSFVNLSKASDWLQVTNMLPSLVELDMSNCQLHQITPLPTTNFTSLVVLDLSGNRFNSLMPMWVFSIKNLVSLRLIYCWFQGPIPSISQNITSLREIDLSLNSISLDPIPKWLFNQKDLALSLESNQLTGQLPSSIQNMTGLKVLNLGSNDFNSTIPEWLYSLNNLESLLLSSNALRGEISSSIGNMTSLVNLHLDNNLLEGKIPNSLGHLCKLKDLDLSKNHFTVQRPSVIFESLSRCGPNGIKSLSLRYTNISGPIPMSLGNLSSLEKLDISGNQFNGTFTEVIGQLKMLTDLDISNNSLEDAVSEVSFSNLTKLKHFIANGNSFTLKTSRDWVPPFQLEILQLDSWHLGPEWPMWLRTQTQLTRLSLSCTGISSTVPTWFWNLTSKVRPDEPRQLHFLHLGNNLLSGKVPDCWMSWQYLSFLNLENNNLTGNVPMSMGYLDWLESLHLRNNHLYGELPHSLQNCTRLSVVDLGENGFSGSIPIWIGKSLSELQILNLRSNKFEGDIPNEVCYLTSLQILDLAHNKLSGMIPRCFHNLSAMADFSESRDASVYVILNGISVPLSVTAKAILVTKGREMEYGKILKFVKFMDLSCNFMYGEIPEELTDLLALKSLNLSNNHFTGRIPSKIGNMAQLESLDFSMNQLDGEIPQSMTNLTFLSHLNLSNNNLTGRIPKSTQLQSLDQSSFVGNELCGAPLNKNCSENGVIPPPTVEHDGGGGYNLLEDEWFYVSLGVGFFTGFWIVLGSLLVNMPWSILLSQLLNRIVLKMYHVIVEYV, from the exons ATGGAGAGAAGCATGAGAGTTGTTTTACTACTAATCAGGTTTCTAGCCATTGCAACCATTACTTTCAGTATTGGTTTATCCAATGGAAATCCCGGTTGGCCTCCACTTTGCAAAGAAAGTGAAAGACAAGCACTTCTGATGTTCAAGCAAGATCTCAACGACCCTGCCAATCAGCTTGCATCGTGGGTTGCAGAAGAAGGTTCAGACTGTTGCAGTTGGACAAGAGTTGTCTGTGATCACATGACCGGCCACATCCAGGAGCTGCACCTTGATGGTTCCTACTTTCATCCGTATTCCGACCCTTTTGATTTGGATTCCGACTCTTGCTTCAGTGGTAAGATAAATCCTTCTTTGCTCAGTTTAAAGCATCTCAACTACTTGGACTTGAGTAACAATAATTTTCAGGGAACACAAATTCCTAGTTTCTTTGGTTCTATGACAAGTTTAACACACCTTAACCTTGCATACTCAGAGTTTTATGGAATAATTCCTCATAAACTGGGAAATCTCTCCAGTCTACGTTATCTCAATCTCAGTAGTTCCAATGGTTTCAATCTGAAGGTAGAGAATCTTCAGTGGATTTCTGGTCTTTCTCTGCTGAAACACTTGGACTTAAGTTTTGTAAATCTTAGCAAAGCATCCGACTGGTTGCAAGTTACAAACATGCTCCCTTCTTTGGTAGAGTTAGATATGTCTAATTGTCAACTTCATCAAATCACCCCCCTACCCACCACAAATTTTACTTCCCTGGTCGTCCTTGATCTTTCTGGAAACCGTTTTAATTCTTTGATGCCGATGTGGGTTTTCAGTATTAAAAATCTAGTTTCTCTTCGTCTCATTTATTGTTGGTTCCAAGGTCCAATTCCTAGCATTTCACAGAATATCACATCTTTGAGGGAAATTGATTTGTCATTGAATTCTATTAGTCTTGATCCGATTCCCAAATGGCTGTTTAACCAAAAAGACCTTGCCTTGAGTCTAGAATCCAATCAACTTACAGGACAACTTCCAAGCAGTATTCAGAATATGACTGGTCTTAAAGTTCTTAATCTCGGATCGAACGACTTCAATTCTACCATACCTGAATGGTTGTATAGCTTGAACAATCTCGAGTCTTTACTTCTTTCTTCCAATGCCTTGCGTGGTGAAATATCGAGTTCCATTGGAAACATGACATCCCTTGTCAATCTTCACTTAGATAATAATCTGTTGGAAGGGAAAATCCCAAATTCTTTGGGACATCTTTGTAAGTTGAAAGATCTTGATCTGTCAAAGAACCATTTCACGGTTCAAAGACCATCCGTAATCTTTGAAAGTTTGTCCAGATGTGGTCCGAATGGAATAAAATCATTGTCGTTGAGGTATACTAATATATCAGGTCCCATTCCAATGTCTCTAGGAAATCTGTCAAGCTTAGAAAAATTGGACATATCTGGAAATCAGTTTAATGGAACTTTCACAGAAGTTATTGGTCAACTCAAAATGCTAACGGATTTGGATATATCTAATAATTCATTAGAAGATGCAGTGTCGGAAGTTTCTTTTAGCAACCTTACAAAGTTGAAGCATTTCATTGCAAATGGAAACTCATTTACTCTGAAAACCAGTCGAGATTGGGTTCCTCCTTTTCAACTTGAAATTTTGCAATTGGATTCTTGGCATCTGGGACCTGAATGGCCAATGTGGTTGCGGACACAAACGCAATTAACACGTCTAAGCTTATCCTGTACAGGAATTTCAAGTACTGTTCCAACTTGGTTTTGGAACTTAACTTCCAAAGTAAG GCCAGATGAACCACGGCaacttcattttcttcatctcgGGAACAATCTTCTCTCTGGAAAAGTACCCGATTGTTGGATGAGTTGGCAGTACTTGAGCTTCCtaaatttagaaaacaacaacCTAACGGGGAATGTCCCAATGTCCATGGGATACTTAGATTGGCTGGAATCGCTGCACTTGCGCAATAATCACCTGTACGGAGAATTGCCACATTCCCTGCAGAACTGTACCAGGTTGTCAGTTGTTGACCTTGGTGAAAATGGGTTTTCCGGAAGCATACCAATATGGATAGGGAAAAGCCTTTCAGAATTGCAGATTCTGAACCTTCGTTCAAATAAGTTTGAAGGAGATATTCCTAATGAAGTTTGTTATTTGACAAGTCTCCAGATATTGGACCTTGCACATAACAAACTCTCAGGAATGATACCGAGATGCTTCCACAATTTGAGCGCCATGGCTGATTTTTCAGAATCACGTGATGCAAGTGTATATGTTATTTTGAATGGGATTAGCGTTCCACTTAGCGTTACAGCGAAAGCAATCTTGGTAACGAAAGGGAGAGAAATGGAATATGGCAAGATTCTGAAATTCGTAAAATTCATGGACCTTTCATGCAACTTTATGTATGGAGAGATCCCTGAAGAACTTACCGACCTCCTCGCATTGAAGTCACTCAATTTATCGAATAACCACTTCACCGGAAGAATTCCTTCAAAGATTGGTAATATGGCACAGTTAGAATCTCTCGATTTTTCCATGAACCAACTTGATGGTGAAATTCCTCAAAGCATGACGAATTTGACATTTCTGAGTCACTTAAACTTGTCCAACAACAATTTGACGGGACGAATTCCGAAAAGCACTCAACTGCAGAGCCTTGATCAGTCGAGCTTCGTCGGCAATGAACTATGCGGAGCTCCACTCAACAAGAATTGCAGCGAGAATGGGGTGATACCGCCACCAACAGTTGAGCACGACGGAGGAGGAGGATACAATTTACTCGAAGATGAGTGGTTCTACGTGAGCTTGGGAGTTGGATTCTTCACGGGGTTTTGGATTGTGCTTGGTTCTTTGTTGGTAAACATGCCATGGAGCATTCTTCTTTCACAGTTGCTGAATAGGATAGTGCTTAAAATGTATCATGTAATTGTTGAATATGTTTAG